CAATCCGTTGTTCACCAGGCGATTTGCGTTCTTCGTGGGGCGGCGGTGTCGGGTCAGCACGATCAAGGATGTCGCCGAGGAAGTTCACCTGCATTGGGAGTCCGTCAAGACGCTGGAGAAGCAGTACATGCGCGCGCAGTTGCACCGGATAGGCACCCCGGCACCGCGCGTCATTGGGATCGACGAGATTTCGATCCGCAAAGGGCATACC
The sequence above is a segment of the Candidatus Binatia bacterium genome. Coding sequences within it:
- a CDS encoding DDE transposase; its protein translation is MKRERLEWLADNPLFTRRFAFFVGRRCRVSTIKDVAEEVHLHWESVKTLEKQYMRAQLHRIGTPAPRVIGIDEISIRKGHT